A genomic region of Candidatus Cloacimonadota bacterium contains the following coding sequences:
- a CDS encoding sigma-70 family RNA polymerase sigma factor codes for MNKEKIVVEYLPLVRSIAAKYNKYGVPHEDLEQEGMIGLLTAADKFEDDKGTKFSTYASYWIKKYIIAALEKETKTSLHSGELNEEITQDKKAVETPKTTRIDLPQDMPQEEKQVLTLLYENELTLKEISTEMNISRERVRQLKEKGLRRIRAMKK; via the coding sequence ATGAACAAAGAAAAAATTGTAGTTGAATACCTGCCCTTGGTTCGCAGCATCGCTGCTAAATACAATAAATACGGCGTTCCTCACGAAGACCTGGAGCAGGAAGGCATGATCGGACTTCTGACAGCTGCCGATAAATTTGAGGACGATAAAGGCACAAAATTCAGCACGTATGCCAGCTACTGGATAAAAAAATACATCATAGCAGCTTTGGAAAAAGAAACCAAAACTTCTCTGCATTCCGGTGAATTGAACGAAGAAATAACTCAAGATAAAAAAGCTGTTGAAACACCAAAAACTACCAGAATCGACCTGCCACAAGATATGCCGCAAGAAGAAAAACAAGTTTTAACACTGCTATATGAAAATGAACTGACATTAAAAGAAATTTCCACAGAGATGAATATTTCCCGGGAACGAGTTCGTCAGCTCAAGGAAAAAGGACTACGAAGAATTAGAGCGATGAAGAAGTAG